One stretch of Eupeodes corollae chromosome 2, idEupCoro1.1, whole genome shotgun sequence DNA includes these proteins:
- the LOC129947227 gene encoding cell division cycle 5-like protein translates to MPRIMIKGGVWRNTEDEILKAAVMKYGKNQWSRIASLLHRKSAKQCKARWYEWLDPSIKKTEWSREEDEKLLHLAKLMPTQWRTIAPIIGRTAAQCLERYEYLLDQAQRKEDGEDTVDDPRKLKPGEIDPNPETKPARPDPKDMDEDELEMLSEARARLANTQGKKAKRKAREKQLEEARRLAALQKRRELRAAGIGCGNRRRIKGIDYNSEIPFEKRPAIGFYDISNENVEKLEPDFNKMRQQDLDGELRSEREERERKKDKSKLKQRKDGDMPMAMLQNQEPERKRSKLVLPEPQISDQELQQVVKLGRASEIAKEVAAESGVETTDALLSDYTITPQIAATPRTPAPYTDRIMQEAQNMMALTHVETPLKGGVNTPLHESDFSGSLPKAGAVATPNTVIATPFRTIRGENAATPGGFATPMSTALVPLGGKTPGTAGGAQTPNLVRDKLNINPEESMGVTDTPAIYKNYQKQIKQSLKDGLATLPAPRNDYEIVVPDQDEEMPDAGADENTIEDQADVDARAIAQAEEERVRLLAKRSQTIQRDLPRPTEVNTKILRPPSEKQGLTELQKAEELIKHEMITMQLYDSVKDPIPGQSQNKMEQLQNFFKSNPYDDIPKESLEASKKLIEEEMQVVKQGMGHGELSLESYSQVWEECLSQVLYLPSQNRYTRANLASKKDRLESAEKRLELNRRHMAKEAKRCGKIEKKLKIITGGYQARAQALIKQLMDTQEHIEQNALALSTFKFLAEQEAIAIPKRLASLQEDTRRQMDREKELQMKYAKLRDQLQELKAELAAKQAG, encoded by the exons ATGCCACGAATTATGATAAAAGGTGGTGTTTGGCGAAACACCGAG GATGAAATCCTCAAAGCCGCCGTGATGAAATATGGCAAAAACCAATGGTCACGAATTGCTTCACTTTTGCACAGAAAATCTGCCAAACAATGCAAAGCCCGTTGGTATGAATGGTTGGATCCGAGTATCAAAAAGACCGAGTGGTCACGAGAAGAAGACGAAAAGCTACTGCATTTAGCCAAACTTATGCCAACTCAATGGAGAACAATAGCTCCGATTATTGGCCGCACTGCTGCCCAATGTTTGGAGCGATATGAATATTTACT GGATCAGGCACAGAGAAAGGAAGATGGCGAAGATACTGTTGACGATCCCAGGAAGCTTAAACCTGGTGAGATTGATCCAAATCCAGAGACGAAACCAGCTCGTCCCGATCCCAAGGACATGGACGAAGATG AGTTGGAAATGTTATCAGAAGCTCGTGCTCGTTTGGCCAACACCCAAGGCAAGAAGGCCAAACGAAAGGCCCGTGAAAAGCAGTTGGAAGAAGCTCGGCGATTGGCTGCCCTACAGAAGCGCAGAGAACTTCGTGCTGCAGGAATTGGTTGTGGAAATAGACGACGCATCAAGGGCATTGACTACAACTCGGAGATTCCATTCGAGAAACGACCAGCTATCGGATTCTATGACATCTCGAACGAGAACGTCGAGAAACTAGAACCAGACTTCAACAAGATGAGACAGCAGGATTTGGATGGAGAACTGCGCTCCGAGAGGGAAGAGCGTGAACGGAAAAAAGACAAAAGCAAATTGAAGCAACGCAAAGATGGTGATATGCCGATGGCAATGCTTCAGAACCAGGAACCTGAAAGGAAACGTTCTAAGTTGGTTCTGCCAGAACCACAAATCTCCGATCAGGAGTTGCAACAAGTTGTGAAATTAGGACGAGCGAGTGAGATTGCAAAGGAAGTTGCTGCTGAGAGTGGAGTCGAAACTACAGATGCCCTACTCTCAGACTACACCATTACTCCACAGATCGCTGCCACTCCAAGGACCCCGGCGCCATACACCGACAGAATCATGCAAGAGGCGCAGAATATGATGGCCCTGACACACGTCGAGACTCCACTCAAAGGTGGTGTGAATACTCCTCTCCATGAGTCAGATTTCTCGGGATCGCTCCCTAAGGCTGGCGCAGTTGCCACTCCAAATACCGTGATTGCAACTCCATTCAG AACTATTCGCGGAGAAAACGCAGCCACTCCTGGAGGATTTGCTACTCCTATGTCCACAGCATTGGTCCCATTGGGTGGGAAGACTCCTGGCACTGCCGGTGGAGCTCAGACACCGAATCTTGTTCGTGATAAGCTCAACATCAATCCAGAAGAGAGCATGGGAGTTACTGATACTCCAGCTATCTACAAAAACTATCAGAAACAGATCAAACAGTCTCTCAAGGATGGACTCGCAACGCTGCCTGCTCCGCGAAACGACTACGAGATCGTTGTACCCGACCAGGATGAAGAAATGCCAGACGCCGGTGCCGATGAGAACACAATCGAAGATCAGGCCGATGTAGATGCGAGAGCAATTGCCCAGGCTGAGGAGGAGCGTGTACGTCTGCTGGCCAAGCGTTCCCAGACCATTCAACGAGATCTGCCCCGTCCCACCGAAGTCAACACAAAAATTCTCCGACCACCCTCGGAGAAGCAGGGCTTGACTGAACTCCAGAAGGCCGAAGAACTCATCAAACACGAAATGATCACAATGCAGTTGTACGACTCTGTCAAGGATCCAATCCCCGGACAGTCTCAGAACAAAATGGAACAGTTGCAGAATTTCTTCAAATCGAACCCATACGATGACATTCCCAAGGAGAGTTTGGAGGCGTCTAAGAAACTCATCGAAGAGGAAATGCAAGTCGTCAAGCAGGGAATGGGTCATGGAGAGTTGTCCCTCGAGAGTTATTCACAAGTTTGGGAGGAGTGTTTGAGCCAGGTGCTTTATCTGCCAAGCCAGAATCGATACACCAGAGCCAACTTGGCCAGCAAGAAGGATCGTCTGGAATCGGCAGAGAAGCGACTCGAGTTGAATCGTCGTCACATGGCCAAGGAGGCCAAACGATGTGGAAAGATTgagaaaaagttgaaaattatcACTGGAGGTTATCAGGCTAGGGCGCAAGCTTTGATCAAACAACTGATGGACACACAGGAGCATATCGAACAAAATGCTTTAGCTCTATCGACATTCAAATTTTTAGCCGAGCAAGAAGCTATTGCTATTCCAAAACGTTTAGCT tcACTTCAAGAGGACACCCGTCGTCAGATGGATCGTGAGAAAGAACTACAAATGAAATATGCTAAACTACGGGATCAATTGCAAGAGCTCAAAGCCGAACTGGCAGCCAAACAAGCAGGGTAG
- the LOC129947226 gene encoding tyrosine-protein phosphatase non-receptor type 4 isoform X1 — MLERFRLGGLSGTYRIRSAELARDKKQRQQCVTVLFLDDSTHTFRIDKRAKGSELLDQVFQFLELSERDYFGLLFPQKPGDVVRWVDAHKQFKKQWNSSSLDPDAVPILEFRVKFYVSDPSRLQEEYTRYQFYLQIKRNIFLGKLQCSLGTQCLLASYTVQSELGDFNPAEHQPGYLSCLQLLVDQNDDSERRISELHKLHRGQLPADAEYNYLEQSKRLDFYGIDLHKATDSSGKEMQLGVASIGLLVFQNSNRVNTFSWSKMVKVSFKRKDFFIQLRREPSEHYDTLLGFCVGSHKHAKALWKSCVEHHSFFRLKRPHRLSRFLNISLGSKFYYSGRTELQAVQESRQRGKIHKAFVRSPSKRLIQHTSSPANGTSDSNGTSINGKNATSILTITKTSRPHDNKVTSKQTDSMPRKAWEQQSDEYDIQIEGGFIEQCTRRYESPIPPAYSSENHSPIPSGGGDADNLITIRLHSDEQGRFGFNVKGGIDLSLPVQVSKVVPHTPADRCTPRVCEGDEVVMINGQDVLGLKHEQVVNLIRESREYRNGELSLTVRPNSLVTMSEEEPLYQYVPENDEIGGSQNMLDGDALFTQSLLLLSDGLASGALLAQYEQMYRKNPDLAISEAKKPENIAKNRYRDISPYDCTRVVLINCNSGDYINANYVNMEIPGGAVNRYIATQGPLASTTTDFWRMVQQESSHLVVMLTTVMEAGRQKCHQYWPVTGDELMLADGFSVKCLSEKADETGSFVFREFILIDKKTSERRSIQHMQYLAWPDHCVPSDPNLFLEFTERVRSARNKTLLQEIEESLKQVRLLDADADAENGGGLSGERKCMASNGVTPEDEIPVSTSVHQCISAANPPVIVHCSAGIGRTGVLILMDTALALMESKEPVYPLDIVRTMRDQRACMVQNVSQYRFVCECICAAYMKMSKSAANEE; from the exons AAACGCGCCAAAGGCTCTGAATTACTTGATCAAGTTTTTCAGTTCCTGGAGCTATCCGAAAGGGATTATTTTGGCCTGCTGTTTCCACAGAAACCTGGTGATGTTGTT CGGTGGGTCGATGCACATAAGCAATTCAAGAAACAATGGAACAGCAGCTCACTGGATCCCGATGCCGTTCCAATATTAGAATTTAGAGTTAag ttttatgtAAGTGATCCAAGTCGACTACAGGAAGAGTATACaagatatcaattttatttacaaatcaaGAGGAATATATTTCTGGGTAAATTGCAGTGCTCCTTGGGCACTCAATGCCTCTTGGCTAGTTATACCGTGCAAT cTGAATTAGGTGATTTTAATCCGGCCGAACATCAACCTGGTTACTTGAGTTGTTTGCAATTACTAGTGGACCAAAATGACGATTCCGAACGTCGAATATCAGAATTACATAAATTGCACCGAGGACAACTGCCTGCGGATGCTGAATATAATTATTTAGAGCAGTCAAAACGTTTGGATTTTTATGGAATTGATTTACACAAAGCGACG GATTCAAGTGGCAAGGAAATGCAACTGGGAGTAGCCTCTATTGGGCTGTTGGTATTCCAAAATAGTAATCGAGTTAATACATTCTCATGGTCAAAAATGGTTAAGGTATCATTTAAACGGAAggattttttcattcaacttagACGAGAACCG TCGGAACATTATGACACTCTATTGGGCTTCTGTGTGGGTTCCCATAAACATGCCAAAGCCTTATGGAAATCCTGTGTTGAACATCATTCTTTCTTTAGACTGAAACGCCCTCATCGGCTTTCGCGCTTCCTTAATATAAGCTTGGGATCAAA atTCTATTATTCTGGCCGAACAGAGTTACAGGCTGTGCAAGAGAGCAGACAACGGGGGAAGATCCACAAAGCTTTTGTTCGATCGCCAAGCAAACGACTGATTCAACATACGTCCTCGCCAGCAAATGGTACATCCGATAGTAATGGCACTTCCATAAATGGAAAGAATGCCACATCAatattaacaataacaaaaacaagccGTCCGCATGACAATAAGGTGACCTCAAAACAAACGGACTCGATGCCCAGAAAGGCCTGGGAACAACAAAGCGATGAGTACGATATTCAAAT tgAGGGTGGCTTTATAGAGCAATGTACCCGTCGATACGAGTCCCCAATCCCTCCAGCCTACAGCTCAGAAAACCACAGTCCAATTCCGTCCGGTGGTGGTGATGCTGATAATCTGATAACAATACGCCTGCACTCTGACGAACAAGGTCGCTTCGGTTTCAATGTGAAGGGTGGCATTGATTTGAGTCTGCCCGTGCAGGTGTCCAAAGTTGTGCCTCACACCCCTGCCGATCGATGTACGCCTCGAGTGTGTGAGGGCGATGAAGTTGTGATGATCAATGGGCAAGATGTTCTCGGTTTGAAGCACGAACAAGTTGTGAACTTGATTCGAGAATCTCGGGAGTATCGAAATGGAGAACTCTCGCTCACGGTGCGACCAAATTCTCTCGTTACAATGTCCGAGGAGGAGCCTCTTTATCAATATGTCCCGGAGAATGACGAAATTGGTGGATCTCAGAATATGTTGGATGGTGATGCTTTATTCACACAGAGTTTGCTTCTCCTGAGCGATGGACTCGCATCGGGGGCGTTGTTGGCTCAATACGAGCAGATGTACAGGAAGAATCCAGACTTGGCCATAAGTGAGGCGAAGAAACCCGAGAACATTGCGAAAAATCGTTACAGGGACATTTCACCAT atgACTGTACCCGAGTGGTGCTTATAAACTGTAATTCAGGAGACTACATCAACGCCAACTATGTGAATATGGAAATCCCAGGAGGGGCAGTCAATCGTTACATAGCAACTCAGGGTCCCTTGGCTAGTACGACCACCGATTTCTGGCGAATGGTTCAACAGGAGTCCAGTCATTTGGTAGTGATGTTGACCACTGTCATGGAAGCCGGACGACAAAAATGCCACCAATATTGGCCAGTCACTGGTGACGAACTTATGCTAGCCGATGGATTCTCGGTGAAGTGTCTGAGTGAAAAAGCCGACGAAACTGGAAGTTTTGTATTTCGAGAGTTTATTCTCATCGACAAGAAAACATCTGAACGACGTTCAATACAACACATGCAATATTTAGCATGGCCAGATCATTGTGTACCGTCCGATccgaatttatttttagaatttaccGAAAGAGTGCGTTCGGCACGCAATAAAACATTGCTGCAGGAAATCGAGGAAAGTCTGAAGCAGGTTCGTCTTTTGGATGCCGATGCTGATGCTGAGAATGGTGGCGGCTTATCTGGGGAGAGGAAGTGTATGGCGAGCAATGGAGTGACGCCCGAAGATGAGATACCAGTTTCGACAAGTGTTCATCA gtgCATAAGCGCTGCAAATCCACCTGTGATAGTTCATTGCTCAGCCGGGATAGGTCGTACCGGTGTTCTTATTCTTATGGACACTGCATTAGCGTTAATGGAATCTAAGGAACCAGTCTATCCGTTGGATATTGTCCGGACAATGCGGGATCAACGTGCTTGCATGGTTCAGAATGTC AGCCAATACAGATTTGTATGTGAATGCATTTGTGCAGCTTATATGAAAATGTCAAAGAGTGCTGCTAACGAAGAgtga
- the LOC129947226 gene encoding tyrosine-protein phosphatase non-receptor type 4 isoform X2 codes for MLERFRLGGLSGTYRIRSAELARDKKQRQQCVTVLFLDDSTHTFRIDKRAKGSELLDQVFQFLELSERDYFGLLFPQKPGDVVRWVDAHKQFKKQWNSSSLDPDAVPILEFRVKFYVSDPSRLQEEYTRYQFYLQIKRNIFLGKLQCSLGTQCLLASYTVQSELGDFNPAEHQPGYLSCLQLLVDQNDDSERRISELHKLHRGQLPADAEYNYLEQSKRLDFYGIDLHKATDSSGKEMQLGVASIGLLVFQNSNRVNTFSWSKMVKVSFKRKDFFIQLRREPSEHYDTLLGFCVGSHKHAKALWKSCVEHHSFFRLKRPHRLSRFLNISLGSKFYYSGRTELQAVQESRQRGKIHKAFVRSPSKRLIQHTSSPANGTSDSNGTSINGKNATSILTITKTSRPHDNKVTSKQTDSMPRKAWEQQSDDEGGFIEQCTRRYESPIPPAYSSENHSPIPSGGGDADNLITIRLHSDEQGRFGFNVKGGIDLSLPVQVSKVVPHTPADRCTPRVCEGDEVVMINGQDVLGLKHEQVVNLIRESREYRNGELSLTVRPNSLVTMSEEEPLYQYVPENDEIGGSQNMLDGDALFTQSLLLLSDGLASGALLAQYEQMYRKNPDLAISEAKKPENIAKNRYRDISPYDCTRVVLINCNSGDYINANYVNMEIPGGAVNRYIATQGPLASTTTDFWRMVQQESSHLVVMLTTVMEAGRQKCHQYWPVTGDELMLADGFSVKCLSEKADETGSFVFREFILIDKKTSERRSIQHMQYLAWPDHCVPSDPNLFLEFTERVRSARNKTLLQEIEESLKQVRLLDADADAENGGGLSGERKCMASNGVTPEDEIPVSTSVHQCISAANPPVIVHCSAGIGRTGVLILMDTALALMESKEPVYPLDIVRTMRDQRACMVQNVSQYRFVCECICAAYMKMSKSAANEE; via the exons AAACGCGCCAAAGGCTCTGAATTACTTGATCAAGTTTTTCAGTTCCTGGAGCTATCCGAAAGGGATTATTTTGGCCTGCTGTTTCCACAGAAACCTGGTGATGTTGTT CGGTGGGTCGATGCACATAAGCAATTCAAGAAACAATGGAACAGCAGCTCACTGGATCCCGATGCCGTTCCAATATTAGAATTTAGAGTTAag ttttatgtAAGTGATCCAAGTCGACTACAGGAAGAGTATACaagatatcaattttatttacaaatcaaGAGGAATATATTTCTGGGTAAATTGCAGTGCTCCTTGGGCACTCAATGCCTCTTGGCTAGTTATACCGTGCAAT cTGAATTAGGTGATTTTAATCCGGCCGAACATCAACCTGGTTACTTGAGTTGTTTGCAATTACTAGTGGACCAAAATGACGATTCCGAACGTCGAATATCAGAATTACATAAATTGCACCGAGGACAACTGCCTGCGGATGCTGAATATAATTATTTAGAGCAGTCAAAACGTTTGGATTTTTATGGAATTGATTTACACAAAGCGACG GATTCAAGTGGCAAGGAAATGCAACTGGGAGTAGCCTCTATTGGGCTGTTGGTATTCCAAAATAGTAATCGAGTTAATACATTCTCATGGTCAAAAATGGTTAAGGTATCATTTAAACGGAAggattttttcattcaacttagACGAGAACCG TCGGAACATTATGACACTCTATTGGGCTTCTGTGTGGGTTCCCATAAACATGCCAAAGCCTTATGGAAATCCTGTGTTGAACATCATTCTTTCTTTAGACTGAAACGCCCTCATCGGCTTTCGCGCTTCCTTAATATAAGCTTGGGATCAAA atTCTATTATTCTGGCCGAACAGAGTTACAGGCTGTGCAAGAGAGCAGACAACGGGGGAAGATCCACAAAGCTTTTGTTCGATCGCCAAGCAAACGACTGATTCAACATACGTCCTCGCCAGCAAATGGTACATCCGATAGTAATGGCACTTCCATAAATGGAAAGAATGCCACATCAatattaacaataacaaaaacaagccGTCCGCATGACAATAAGGTGACCTCAAAACAAACGGACTCGATGCCCAGAAAGGCCTGGGAACAACAAAGCGATGA tgAGGGTGGCTTTATAGAGCAATGTACCCGTCGATACGAGTCCCCAATCCCTCCAGCCTACAGCTCAGAAAACCACAGTCCAATTCCGTCCGGTGGTGGTGATGCTGATAATCTGATAACAATACGCCTGCACTCTGACGAACAAGGTCGCTTCGGTTTCAATGTGAAGGGTGGCATTGATTTGAGTCTGCCCGTGCAGGTGTCCAAAGTTGTGCCTCACACCCCTGCCGATCGATGTACGCCTCGAGTGTGTGAGGGCGATGAAGTTGTGATGATCAATGGGCAAGATGTTCTCGGTTTGAAGCACGAACAAGTTGTGAACTTGATTCGAGAATCTCGGGAGTATCGAAATGGAGAACTCTCGCTCACGGTGCGACCAAATTCTCTCGTTACAATGTCCGAGGAGGAGCCTCTTTATCAATATGTCCCGGAGAATGACGAAATTGGTGGATCTCAGAATATGTTGGATGGTGATGCTTTATTCACACAGAGTTTGCTTCTCCTGAGCGATGGACTCGCATCGGGGGCGTTGTTGGCTCAATACGAGCAGATGTACAGGAAGAATCCAGACTTGGCCATAAGTGAGGCGAAGAAACCCGAGAACATTGCGAAAAATCGTTACAGGGACATTTCACCAT atgACTGTACCCGAGTGGTGCTTATAAACTGTAATTCAGGAGACTACATCAACGCCAACTATGTGAATATGGAAATCCCAGGAGGGGCAGTCAATCGTTACATAGCAACTCAGGGTCCCTTGGCTAGTACGACCACCGATTTCTGGCGAATGGTTCAACAGGAGTCCAGTCATTTGGTAGTGATGTTGACCACTGTCATGGAAGCCGGACGACAAAAATGCCACCAATATTGGCCAGTCACTGGTGACGAACTTATGCTAGCCGATGGATTCTCGGTGAAGTGTCTGAGTGAAAAAGCCGACGAAACTGGAAGTTTTGTATTTCGAGAGTTTATTCTCATCGACAAGAAAACATCTGAACGACGTTCAATACAACACATGCAATATTTAGCATGGCCAGATCATTGTGTACCGTCCGATccgaatttatttttagaatttaccGAAAGAGTGCGTTCGGCACGCAATAAAACATTGCTGCAGGAAATCGAGGAAAGTCTGAAGCAGGTTCGTCTTTTGGATGCCGATGCTGATGCTGAGAATGGTGGCGGCTTATCTGGGGAGAGGAAGTGTATGGCGAGCAATGGAGTGACGCCCGAAGATGAGATACCAGTTTCGACAAGTGTTCATCA gtgCATAAGCGCTGCAAATCCACCTGTGATAGTTCATTGCTCAGCCGGGATAGGTCGTACCGGTGTTCTTATTCTTATGGACACTGCATTAGCGTTAATGGAATCTAAGGAACCAGTCTATCCGTTGGATATTGTCCGGACAATGCGGGATCAACGTGCTTGCATGGTTCAGAATGTC AGCCAATACAGATTTGTATGTGAATGCATTTGTGCAGCTTATATGAAAATGTCAAAGAGTGCTGCTAACGAAGAgtga